The Pieris brassicae chromosome 6, ilPieBrab1.1, whole genome shotgun sequence genome window below encodes:
- the LOC123710562 gene encoding calsyntenin-1, with the protein MIVRFLILVWVGVLLASAHNGEGNNDNEDIPYLELAEPDEGYHGLIRENETLVEVRPTIRARGPLCSFLILNNKHHGEAPFEIMVIDENEARLRVRYPLNCEKRRNYKFDIAAVGCDGSYSNTVPVHITVTDVNEFAPIFSQAAYVRSVDEGKIYDEIVKVEATDRDCTPRYGDICKYEILTDRSQPFTINNEGVVRNTEPLDYEKSHNHILSVVAYDCGMMQSAPVMVTIKVNKPCRAGWKGIAERVDYAPGTGPLALFPAARLEACSSDERCPGVTRIQAAVTLQASRVGVACDRDTYTLQAQKSICGMESNTIDLLPSPGVGNEWTKSLKPDSGRDGEQMFEFDGESTSAVVPESLMKHTLGTTFSVSTWLRHAPPPDHDKHRKEHILCLADDHKMNRHHYALFVRNCRLILLLRRDFGEGDLNIFRPAEWRWKLPEVCDDEWHHYAVNVRFPNVELYVDGELYRALDGKGPEVIDDWPLHPAHGINTTLVVGACWQGTESDMKHHLHGWMAGLGVVEGEVQSPAALRCAARCREGLSLAPDLYLKSVSVEGDGASEVETLVRRVAYGDARSFPTPGRRNVHLDTTITCDNGRVIKARPAESYVMVLSPQTPTILLNGSSDAARDYAHFRAGLPVFPDLEVKVLSRDRDSLKEAETQKLDSCVVSVYPALNPDHEALALRGHSVLPASDIRATLTRDGVSLTGADTVHNYQKVLREIEYSNKKPAYYLNRVFKLTCSELNGRFTSNEYVQTLTVVHPRAAGDVHAQRPSGLADKLDAVVRDKSGEAAVAAQVPRAFAAHALHSIHSADMPSPRLLDIHHSNNNNVALVIGAVCFGAVVVLIALGIARARASRHDATSRDSRATVARHRVPANDSEMAWDDSALTITVNPMDESAPKCGVSTNGAVACDSSDESCSDSDTDRHDSSDEEDEVIQGKQHKYRNISQLEWDNSTM; encoded by the exons ATAATGGTGATTGACGAGAATGAGGCGCGACTGCGGGTCCGGTACCCGCTGAACTGTGAAAAGAGACGAAACTACAAGTTTGACATCGCCGCTGTTGGGTGTGACGGCTCCTATTCTAATAC TGTCCCAGTCCACATAACAGTAACGGACGTGAACGAATTCGCACCAATATTCAGCCAAGCGGCGTACGTACGATCTGTGGACGAAGGCAAGATTTACGACGAGATTGTCAAAGTTGAAGCGACTGATCGGGACTGCACACCGCGGTATGGAGATATCTGCAAATACGAGATCTTAACTGATAGAAGCCAGCCGTTTACTATTAACAATGAAG GTGTTGTCCGCAACACGGAACCTCTAGACTACGAAAAGTCCCACAACCACATCTTATCAGTGGTGGCGTACGACTGTGGGATGATGCAATCCGCACCAGTCATGGTCACCATCAAAGTTAACAAGCCCTGCAGAGCTGGATGGAAAG GAATCGCAGAACGCGTGGACTACGCTCCAGGCACTGGTCCTCTGGCCCTGTTCCCCGCTGCGAGATTGGAAGCGTGCTCAAGTGACGAACGCTGCCCCGGCGTCACGCGGATTCAGGCCGCCGTGACACTGCAAGCGTCACGCGTGGGCGTCGCATGCGATCGCGACACGTATACGTTGCAGGCACAGAAGTCCATTTGCG GTATGGAATCCAACACGATTGATTTACTACCAAGCCCTGGCGTCGGCAACGAATGGACCAAGTCTTTGAAGCCTGATTCTg GTCGCGACGGTGAACAAATGTTTGAATTCGATGGTGAGTCTACGTCTGCCGTGGTGCCGGAATCACTGATGAAGCACACCTTGGGGACCACCTTCTCAGTCTCCACCTGGCTCCGTCACGCCCCACCGCCAGACCACGACAAGCATCGCAAAGAGCACATACTATGTCTCGCTGATGACCAta AAATGAACAGACACCACTACGCGTTGTTCGTGCGAAACTGTCGTCTGATACTTCTCTTGAGGAGGGACTTTGGAGAAGGTGATCTGAACATTTTCAGACCTGCTGAGTGGCGCTGGAAGCTACCAGAG GTGTGTGACGATGAATGGCATCACTACGCTGTGAACGTACGTTTCCCGAACGTTGAGCTGTACGTGGACGGTGAGCTTTACCGCGCTCTGGATGGAAAAGGACCGGAAGTTATTGATGACTGGCCTCTTCACCCCGCCCATGGAATTAACACTACTCTCGTGGTTGGGGCTTGCTGGCAAG gcACAGAAAGCGACATGAAGCACCACCTGCACGGATGGATGGCAGGTCTCGGAGTGGTCGAAGGTGAAGTACAATCTCCAGCAGCTTTACGCTGCGCCGCTAGATGTCGCGAGGGATTGTCTCTGGCCCCTGATCTAT ATCTGAAATCCGTATCGGTAGAGGGAGACGGCGCATCCGAAGTTGAGACTTTAGTACGTCGTGTCGCGTACGGTGATGCACGATCTTTCCCGACCCCTGGAAGACGGAACGTACATCTTGATACTACTATTAC TTGTGATAATGGCCGTGTGATCAAAGCAAGACCGGCTGAATCTTACGTAATGGTACTCTCGCCCCAAACACCAACAATCCTACTCAACGGCAGTTCTGATGCTGCAAGGGATTACGCTCATTTCAGAGCGGGTCTTCCGGTCTTTCCGGACTTGGAAGTTAAGGTTTTGTCGCGTGATAGGGATTCGCTGAAAG aAGCAGAAACACAAAAATTAGATTCGTGCGTCGTATCCGTATATCCGGCTTTGAATCCGGATCATGAAGCGCTCGCTCTGCGCGGACACTCGGTCCTGCCCGCTTCGGATATCCGGGCAACGCTTACTCGGGACGGAGTCAGTTTAACTGGTGCCGATACTGTGCATAATTATCAAAAG gtCTTACGTGAAATCGAATATAGCAACAAAAAGCCTGCCTACTACCTCAACCGCGTGTTTAAGCTCACGTGCTCGGAACTCAACGGACGCTTTACGAGTAACGAATACGTGCAAACg ttGACAGTGGTTCATCCTCGAGCCGCAGGTGATGTACACGCTCAAAGGCCCAGTGGACTGGCCGATAAACTTGACGCTGTTGTCAGAGATAAG tctgGTGAGGCGGCAGTGGCCGCTCAAGTTCCACGTGCGTTCGCTGCTCACGCCCTGCACTCCATACATTCCGCTGATATGCCTTCACCGCGTTTATTGGATATTCATCATAGTAACA ACAACAACGTAGCCCTCGTGATCGGCGCGGTTTGCTTCGGCGCCGTGGTCGTGCTTATAGCTCTGGGGATCGCCCGCGCCCGCGCATCGCGACACGACGCGACATCGCGCGACTCACGTGCGACTGTCGCGCGTCACCGTGTGCCCGCGAACGACTCTGAAATGGCCTGGGACGACTCTGCGTTGACTATCACTGTCAACCCCATGGACGAG AGCGCCCCTAAATGTGGCGTGTCGACGAATGGCGCAGTGGCGTGTGACAGCTCGGACGAGTCCTGCTCCGATTCTGACACTGACAGGCATGATTCTTCCGACGAAGAGGATGAAG taatACAAGGAAAGCAGCACAAGTACAGAAACATAAGCCAGCTAGAGTGGGACAACAGCACGATGTAA